One window from the genome of Pseudonocardia hierapolitana encodes:
- a CDS encoding SDR family oxidoreductase, whose translation MSSKTVLITGGTSGIGAHTARLLLDRGHRVAVTGRDDAKLESFLKAADRPDRLLGLIADAADWEATRSAVARTVEHFGALHAAVANAGFASRDGARTAGATLADGDPTLWPPMVLTNVLGPALLARAALPHLEATGGRLVLIGSVAGLKNAPANLYSATKWAVTGLAENLRMHATTRGIGVTLVNPGMIDTPFWESGSAPSFAMAPEHVAESICFALDQPADVDVNTLTIRPIGQPV comes from the coding sequence ATGAGCAGCAAGACCGTCCTGATCACCGGTGGGACCAGCGGGATCGGCGCCCACACGGCGCGGTTGCTCCTCGACCGCGGCCACCGCGTCGCCGTGACCGGTCGCGACGACGCCAAGCTCGAGTCCTTCCTCAAGGCAGCCGACCGTCCCGACCGGCTCCTGGGCCTCATCGCGGACGCGGCCGACTGGGAGGCCACCCGATCCGCCGTGGCCCGCACCGTGGAGCACTTCGGCGCCCTGCACGCCGCGGTGGCCAACGCCGGGTTCGCGTCCCGCGACGGCGCGCGCACGGCAGGCGCGACCCTCGCCGACGGCGACCCGACGCTGTGGCCGCCGATGGTCCTCACCAACGTCCTGGGACCTGCCCTGCTGGCCAGGGCGGCCCTGCCGCACCTCGAGGCCACCGGCGGGCGGCTGGTGCTCATCGGCAGCGTCGCCGGGCTGAAGAACGCCCCCGCCAACCTCTACTCGGCCACCAAGTGGGCCGTCACCGGGCTCGCCGAGAACCTGCGGATGCACGCCACGACCCGGGGCATCGGGGTCACCCTCGTCAACCCGGGCATGATCGACACGCCCTTCTGGGAGAGCGGCAGTGCGCCCTCCTTCGCCATGGCGCCCGAGCACGTCGCCGAGTCCATCTGCTTCGCCCTCGACCAGCCGGCGGACGTCGACGTCAACACCCTGACCATCCGACCGATCGGACAGCCCGTATGA
- the scpA gene encoding methylmalonyl-CoA mutase, translating to MIPDFTQVPLEGEAPRAQEWAGDVPVWDSPEGIEVKPLYAAADLADVDFLHTFPGIAPYLRGPYPTMYTTQPWTIRQYAGFSTATESNAFYRRNLAAGQKGLSIAFDLATHRGYDSDHPRVAGDVGMAGVAIDSIYDMRQLFDGIPLGEMSVSMTMNGAVLPVLALYIVAGEEQGVPHERLTGTIQNDILKEFMVRNTYIYPPQPSMQIISDIFAYTSREMPRFNSISISGYHIQEAGATADLELAYTLADGVEYLRAGIDAGLEVDAFAPRLSFFFGIGMNFFMEVAKLRAARLLWAKLVKQFDPVGDKSLSLRTHCQTSGWSLTAQDVYNNVIRTCVEAMAATQGHTQSLHTNALDEALALPTDFSARIARNTQLVLQHESGTTKVIDPWGGSFYVERLTYDLARRAWAHITEVERAGGMAQAIDAGIPKLRVEEAAARTQARIDSGRQPVIGVNTYVADSDEDIEVLKVDNAGVRREQLEKLRRLREERDDREVDAALSALTNAAASINESSPRTEEQNLLALSVAAARAKATVGEISDALEKVFSRHSGQIRIISGVYAHEAGRNPAIDRARELVTEFAAQEGRQPRILVAKVGQDGHDRGQKVIATAFADLGFDVDVGPLFSTPAEVARQAVDADVHVVGVSSLAAGHLTLVPELRAELARLGRDDITIVVGGVIPPADHAALREAGAAAVFGPGTVIAEAAVDLLGTLTAKLHG from the coding sequence ATGATCCCCGACTTCACACAGGTGCCGCTCGAGGGCGAGGCGCCGCGGGCGCAGGAGTGGGCGGGCGATGTGCCGGTGTGGGACTCGCCGGAGGGCATCGAGGTGAAGCCGCTCTACGCGGCGGCCGACCTCGCCGACGTCGACTTCCTGCACACCTTCCCGGGGATCGCGCCGTACCTGCGCGGCCCGTACCCGACGATGTACACCACGCAGCCGTGGACGATCCGGCAGTACGCGGGGTTCTCCACGGCGACGGAGTCGAACGCGTTCTACCGGCGCAACCTGGCGGCCGGTCAGAAGGGCCTGTCGATCGCCTTCGACCTGGCGACCCACCGGGGCTACGACTCCGACCACCCCCGGGTCGCCGGGGACGTCGGCATGGCCGGGGTGGCGATCGACTCGATCTACGACATGCGGCAGCTCTTCGACGGGATCCCGCTCGGGGAGATGTCGGTGTCGATGACGATGAACGGCGCCGTGCTGCCCGTGCTCGCGCTCTACATCGTCGCGGGCGAGGAGCAAGGGGTGCCGCACGAGCGGCTCACCGGGACCATCCAGAACGACATCCTCAAGGAGTTCATGGTCCGCAACACCTACATCTACCCGCCGCAGCCGTCGATGCAGATCATCTCCGACATCTTCGCCTACACCTCACGGGAGATGCCGCGGTTCAACTCGATCTCCATCTCCGGCTACCACATCCAGGAGGCCGGGGCCACCGCCGACCTGGAGCTGGCCTACACCCTGGCCGACGGGGTGGAGTACCTGCGCGCCGGCATCGACGCCGGGCTCGAGGTGGACGCGTTCGCACCGCGGTTGTCGTTCTTCTTCGGCATCGGGATGAACTTCTTCATGGAGGTCGCGAAGCTGCGGGCGGCCCGGCTGCTGTGGGCCAAGCTCGTCAAGCAGTTCGACCCGGTCGGCGACAAGTCGCTGTCCCTGCGCACGCACTGCCAGACCTCCGGGTGGTCGCTGACCGCGCAGGACGTCTACAACAACGTGATCCGCACCTGTGTGGAGGCGATGGCCGCCACCCAGGGGCACACCCAGTCCCTGCACACCAACGCCCTGGACGAGGCACTGGCGCTGCCCACCGACTTCTCCGCGCGCATCGCCCGCAACACCCAGCTGGTGCTGCAGCACGAGTCCGGCACCACGAAGGTGATCGACCCGTGGGGCGGCAGCTTCTACGTCGAGCGGCTGACCTACGACCTGGCGCGGCGGGCGTGGGCGCACATCACCGAGGTCGAGCGGGCCGGCGGGATGGCGCAGGCGATCGACGCCGGGATCCCGAAGCTGCGCGTGGAGGAGGCCGCGGCACGCACCCAGGCCCGGATCGACTCCGGGCGGCAGCCGGTGATCGGTGTCAACACCTACGTCGCCGACTCCGACGAGGACATCGAGGTGCTGAAGGTCGACAACGCCGGGGTGCGCCGCGAACAGCTGGAGAAGCTGCGCAGGCTGCGGGAGGAGCGCGACGACCGGGAGGTGGACGCCGCGCTGTCGGCGTTGACGAACGCGGCGGCGTCGATCAACGAGAGCTCCCCGCGTACCGAGGAGCAGAACCTCCTCGCGTTGTCGGTGGCGGCGGCGCGGGCCAAGGCCACGGTGGGGGAGATCTCCGACGCGCTGGAGAAGGTGTTCTCGCGCCATTCCGGCCAGATCCGCATCATCTCCGGTGTGTACGCGCACGAGGCCGGCCGGAACCCGGCGATCGACCGGGCCCGCGAGCTGGTCACCGAGTTCGCCGCCCAGGAGGGCCGCCAGCCCCGGATCCTGGTGGCGAAGGTCGGCCAGGACGGGCACGACCGCGGTCAGAAGGTGATCGCCACGGCGTTCGCCGACCTCGGCTTCGACGTCGACGTGGGCCCGCTGTTCTCCACCCCCGCAGAGGTGGCCCGCCAGGCCGTCGACGCGGACGTGCACGTGGTCGGGGTCAGCTCACTGGCCGCCGGGCACCTCACCCTGGTGCCCGAGCTGCGCGCCGAGCTCGCCCGGCTGGGCCGCGACGACATCACCATCGTCGTCGGCGGGGTCATCCCCCCGGCCGACCACGCCGCACTGCGGGAGGCCGGCGCCGCCGCGGTCTTCGGACCCGGCACCGTCATCGCCGAGGCCGCGGTGGACCTGCTCGGCACCCTCACGGCGAAGCTGCACGGCTAG
- a CDS encoding metal-dependent hydrolase yields the protein MLGVSHALSGAALGLAVAGFVPQLLGEHPDAGTVLTFTAVCAGAALLPDLDHPSSMATRRFSAASYVASHVVRPLSRLVYDLTRGRRDTGRGSHRGLTHTVVGAVLLGLAVNMASARFGTPVLVGTLFVCLALAIKGLDALVPGPPSLVIAAGLTYAIEQAVPGGTAGTAGWLGTAVTLGMVVHSVGDAITESGAPLLWPLQIRKRRWYPVGSPRPLRFRTGGAVEAWLVAPALTVAVFLLIAFVVPGVAPWLLDMRSHVERLVAGG from the coding sequence GTGCTCGGGGTCAGTCACGCGTTGTCGGGAGCGGCCCTCGGGCTCGCGGTCGCGGGGTTCGTGCCCCAGCTGTTGGGGGAGCACCCGGACGCCGGCACCGTGCTGACCTTCACCGCGGTGTGCGCGGGCGCGGCGCTGCTGCCCGACCTCGACCACCCCTCGTCGATGGCCACCCGCCGGTTCTCGGCGGCGTCGTACGTCGCGAGCCACGTGGTGCGGCCGCTGTCGCGGCTCGTGTACGACCTGACGCGGGGGCGCCGCGACACCGGCCGCGGCTCCCACCGGGGCCTCACCCACACCGTCGTCGGGGCCGTGCTGCTCGGGCTGGCGGTGAACATGGCCTCGGCGCGGTTCGGCACGCCGGTGCTGGTCGGCACGCTGTTCGTGTGCCTCGCCCTGGCGATCAAGGGCCTCGACGCGCTGGTGCCGGGTCCGCCGTCCCTGGTGATCGCCGCCGGGCTCACCTACGCCATCGAGCAGGCCGTGCCGGGGGGAACGGCAGGCACGGCCGGGTGGTTGGGCACGGCCGTGACCCTGGGGATGGTGGTGCACTCCGTCGGCGATGCCATCACCGAGTCCGGTGCGCCGCTGCTGTGGCCGCTGCAGATCCGCAAGCGCCGCTGGTATCCGGTGGGCAGCCCGCGGCCGCTGCGGTTCCGCACCGGCGGCGCCGTCGAGGCCTGGCTGGTGGCGCCCGCGCTCACGGTGGCGGTGTTCCTGCTCATCGCCTTCGTGGTGCCGGGGGTGGCGCCCTGGTTGCTGGACATGCGGTCGCACGTGGAGCGGCTGGTCGCGGGCGGCTGA
- the meaB gene encoding methylmalonyl Co-A mutase-associated GTPase MeaB — MPREVDVAGLVKGVLDGSRGMLARAITLVESHRPDHREAAQQLLMELLPHSGGARRVGISGVPGVGKSTFIEALGTRLTGGGDIGGHRVAVLAVDPSSTRTKGSILGDKTRMARLASDDNAFVRPSPSAGTLGGVARATRETIVLLEAAGYDVVLVETVGVGQSEVAVAAMVDTFLLLTIARTGDSLQGIKKGILEIADIVAVNKADGPHEADARAAARELRGALRMLTREGPAWTTPVLTCSARTGAGMDEVWTAVQDHRAALEAAGELDRRRADQQVEWMWRVVRDRLLDRLHSDPDVREALPEVERAVRDGELTPTLAAQRLLDRLGT, encoded by the coding sequence GTGCCCCGGGAAGTCGACGTCGCAGGCCTGGTCAAGGGCGTGCTGGACGGTTCACGGGGGATGCTCGCGCGGGCGATCACGCTCGTCGAGTCCCACCGGCCGGACCACCGGGAGGCGGCGCAGCAGCTCCTGATGGAGCTGCTGCCGCACTCCGGCGGGGCACGCCGGGTCGGGATCAGCGGCGTGCCCGGTGTCGGGAAGTCCACGTTCATCGAGGCGCTCGGCACCCGGCTCACCGGCGGCGGCGACATCGGGGGTCACCGCGTGGCGGTGCTCGCCGTCGACCCGTCCTCGACACGGACGAAGGGCTCGATCCTCGGCGACAAGACCCGCATGGCGCGCCTCGCGAGCGACGACAACGCGTTCGTGCGGCCCTCGCCGAGCGCGGGAACGCTCGGCGGTGTCGCCCGCGCCACCCGCGAGACGATCGTGCTGCTGGAGGCCGCCGGCTACGACGTCGTGCTGGTCGAAACGGTCGGGGTCGGCCAGTCCGAGGTGGCCGTCGCCGCGATGGTCGACACGTTCCTGCTGCTCACGATCGCCCGCACCGGTGACTCCCTGCAGGGGATCAAGAAGGGCATCCTGGAGATCGCCGACATCGTCGCGGTCAACAAGGCCGACGGCCCGCACGAGGCCGACGCCCGGGCCGCGGCCCGCGAGCTGCGGGGCGCGCTGCGCATGCTCACGCGGGAGGGACCGGCGTGGACCACGCCGGTCCTCACCTGCAGTGCCCGTACCGGCGCAGGGATGGACGAGGTGTGGACCGCGGTGCAGGACCACCGCGCCGCGCTGGAGGCCGCGGGCGAGCTGGATCGCCGCCGCGCCGACCAGCAGGTCGAGTGGATGTGGCGGGTGGTCCGCGACCGTCTGCTCGACCGCCTTCACTCCGACCCGGACGTCCGGGAGGCGCTCCCGGAGGTCGAGCGGGCGGTCCGCGACGGCGAGCTCACCCCCACCCTGGCCGCCCAGCGGCTCCTCGATCGCCTGGGCACCTGA
- a CDS encoding TetR family transcriptional regulator, with protein MAWDVEGTKRRIHEAAAAEFAAHGPDGTTIDRIAKRARVNRERVYNYFGDKSNLFSAVIRSELDKIADAVPLVITCTADVGEFAGRTFDYQRAHPGLARLVLWEGLSDTGRVPDEIARTKLYTAKAEAIAAAQQAGLIDDTIDPAHLIFLVIALSSYWSAAPQIARMLSGSDAQDGAEAARRRAAVVHAARQIAAPRTT; from the coding sequence ATGGCATGGGACGTCGAGGGGACGAAGCGCCGCATCCACGAGGCGGCGGCGGCAGAGTTCGCCGCGCACGGCCCGGACGGCACGACCATCGACCGGATCGCGAAGCGGGCTCGGGTCAACCGGGAACGCGTCTACAACTACTTCGGCGACAAGTCGAACCTGTTCTCGGCGGTCATCCGCAGCGAACTGGACAAGATCGCCGACGCCGTACCGCTGGTCATCACCTGCACCGCGGACGTCGGCGAGTTCGCCGGCCGGACGTTCGACTACCAGCGGGCCCATCCCGGCCTGGCGCGACTGGTGCTGTGGGAGGGGCTGTCGGACACCGGCAGGGTCCCGGACGAGATCGCGCGCACCAAGCTGTACACCGCCAAGGCCGAGGCCATCGCAGCGGCCCAACAGGCCGGGCTGATCGACGACACGATCGATCCGGCCCACCTGATCTTCCTGGTCATCGCGCTGTCGAGCTACTGGTCCGCAGCACCGCAGATCGCCCGGATGCTGTCCGGCAGCGACGCACAGGACGGCGCCGAAGCCGCCCGCCGCCGTGCCGCCGTGGTCCACGCCGCCCGGCAGATCGCCGCGCCGCGAACGACGTGA